gcgttgcctacctttaatcgacgaagGTGGGGACGcataaaaagagaatatttaaccttcctatgcatctcctcctccatcaaatccacctccccttcccatcctttccttataagaaaagagtgggaagggaaagaggactaaaattagtcctccgacactacactcatcagactgtacttggaaatacttccacttgaagcctgtcttctgtgaggtcgtggtatttcaccgagcGAGGCCTAGACTTACTGAATATGACTAGGGTAAATGTCACAGTTTTTGACTTGATTGGATATTATTtctgcattttgttttaatacaatattacgcttatattttacttttcctTCATTTAGAACTAAGGCATATGTATTTACCCTGGTGTGCCTGTCAAGTGCTGCCTTGCACTTGAAGGCCTTGCAGCAGAGGGTGCAGGGATGTGGACGCGCATCAGAATGCGTACGCGCATGCATCTGCAGGTTGATACGATTGTGAAAAGCCTTCGGACATTGCGGACATTTGAAAGCTCGCTCCTCGCTGTGCGTGCGCTTGTGGTACGCTAAGAATGCGTTACcctaaaaacacattaaattatttataaaaaataaactgttatgGAGACAACTTTTCAATGAATGCGCACAAAAAGCAtatctataaattaataaataatgtatggaTGATTAATGTTTCGTTTACCCTAAAACCTTTGCCGCAGACGTCACAGATGTGGTTCTTCGGTATGGGGTAAGTCTTGTCAGGGTGAACACGCCGGAAATGGACCCAGTACTCGCGTGCATTCGGTATTTCTTCAGAACactgaaatttaaatacataaattctaATGTGGTCCTTCGAgacggatttttttttgattagaGTTCTGAGAAAAAAGCAATTTGTTCTGATATTTTTAGGCACTAAATTAAGTGAAAAATAACTACATGTTCACAGTTAGTAGGCCACTTGTTGTCATGGTTGGAAGGCTTCTTCCCGTAGTTAGTGGGTCTCTTTCGAGCGTGCTTTTGTCTATGGTGAATGCGTAGTTCTTCAGGATTATTGAATATTTCCCCGCAAACACGACATCCGTTActgttaaaatacattaaaaaattattaaattaagttgaaaaacaaacttattaaAGCTCTTCGGTTTTCTCTAAACCAGGGTTGATGAACCATTGGCACGCGATACAATATTTTGAGCATTATGCACCAcgaaaaataagtttgatgTAGATACACGAGGAACGAACGATAGAGATCTCTATCGGAATGTAcccaaaaatgtataaaaatcaaaattatttcatgaCATGTCTatgactttattaaatatttcttaagaaAAATAGCAAGTTGTTACGTAAAGGTTCTCCATCTCTGCTCTTCACCAAACGGGGTAGAAATGGAGACGAAAGAAGAATCGTTTATtggactttttaaataatatacgaATAATATAACGACTTTTAGAAACGAAAAATTTGATCGAATTTATTAGGGGTTGCTATTTGATAGGAGAAATGGCAAAAGAGCAGCTAATCCCAGAACTATGACCATTCGCGACACCCGAGGAACTGTAAACGTTGCTGACCCTTATAATGTACTAGTGGTCGCCCAACTGGTCGAAATTCGacctaaatacataatttttttttcattaactttaactgtgaCAAATTTGAGGTTCATCCGTTCGCGACAGttcatcaaaaaataaatataccggtaatatgttaattaagtTATGTGTTAAGTGATGTACTAACTTGAAGATATATGATGGCACATGTTTGACGGAGGTGACAAGATGTCGCTTCCAAGCCTCCTCCGACATGAAGTGCACCTCACAATCCGCGCAGTAACGACCCTTATCATCAACCTCATCACCATCTGACACCTTCTCAGACTTCTCTTTTGACTTCCAAACCAAACcaagaaatatattaattaaaaaaaatatggataaattaaacttaactgaataaaattaaaaagctcAAAAAAACTCCtaacaattgaattaaaatggtaacaaatattttaagttggCACTACTGTAGATTAGTGAAAGGCCATTTTCatacatgtatttattttttaaatggatttaatgattaattattattattttaggacTACATAATTGAAATACCAAAATCAAGAATTAacccttactaatattataaatgcgaatattcaaatggatggatggatggataaatgtttgtttgaaggtatctctgaaaAGGCTCatcggatcttaatgaaatttagtacagatgtagaataaaatctggaagaacacataggatatttattaattttttttttaattcctcacggacgaagtcgcaggcgacagacagtattgttataaagttaaagtCGAGAGTTGCTAAGGAATCGTGGTTCAAGGGTAGTTAAGGGGTCGAGGTTTGCTGTGGGTTTGGGGGGTCGCTGTGTGGTGTTAGTTTAGGTTTGGGGGTCGTTGATACTCACCAAGTCTAGATCCTTGTGCATCATGGTGCGGTGCATGGCGAGCCCCAGAGAGCTGACGAAGGAGTACCCGCAGGCGCCACAGATGTGCTGCGAGGGGTGCTTAATTCTCACGTGGCTTAAGTACGACGTCcatttacttaatatatataaaatatataatacataattaataaacaagaaataaaacataataaaaatatgagcaagtaattattcaaaaaatcctgataacaatgattttttttatataaagtgtaattttaatcCAAGATGGCCGACACCACAAAATGGCGgatgaaatattaatgcaCAAAATACCCAATATGGGCATCAAATGAAAGTACTTGATTAGTAGAGGACAGTACACTAAGAGAAATCCAAAATGGCAGTTGAcatattgacatttttttgcATAAATTCCCCCCCCCCcaatatgtataatgtatttaaatgtataaagttGTATACTGTTAGATACAACTCACGTGGATATTTCATCACAGTATTGACACTTGTAGGTGACCCCTTTGTGCCAGCGCTGGTGTTGTCTCGCTTGTGTCCTgaaatttatctaaaaatattaacaaggATACAACTTatccttacttaatattataaatgcgaaagtaattctgtctgtctgtctgtctcgctttcacgccaaaactactgaacagatttaaatgaaatttggtacacagatagtctatagcctgaggaaggatataggctacattttaacacgAAAAAGgagttgtaaggggttgaaagtgggggtgaaagtttgtatggaattatcgtcatttttacagttagaagcttgttatcaataaaatttcaagattatcataaaatctaatttcatttaaaattaaggtaacatttatcaaatttaaagtcTGTTTCCATTAACGAAAAGCCGCACGACTTTAGCCGCGCCAGTGAAAATAGAACACATATGgatagaaggtatctccagaaagaaTTCATGGATTTCACTGAAAtgtggcatagatgtagaacattgtaagaaaacataaggtacttattaagttttttttttaattcagcatGAACAGAGTCGAAGGAaacaactaattaaaatatacttacggGGTCCTAGAGACGTATGAGCAGGCTTTGCAGGCGTACTTCTTCTCGTGGTTAGCTGTGTGTTTCAACAAGATGCGCTTCGTCTTGAAGCGGAACTTGCAAACACAACATTCCATCTCCCCCGCACtctgaaacaaaatatattattcactattagttttaaaactaaaatatcttcaattaaagcaagtaaaaatatttcaaagcaaTCAAAAGTAACTAATAAcgactaaaataataaactaactaataaaactaaactaataactaaaaaagcgacaaatttagtaaattagtcgaggtttttaattttttaagttttaatttgacttatttttctgggattttgattgtaaaaatTGGTTTTGTATATCTGTGGTCGTTCATTGATCAAAATTGGACCAAAATTTATagtcaaaattttttttttaaattagcacaatttttttaataaacaaagtataaatttctaattaattatttatattaatataatgaaaaataataaataaataacaaataccgGATCATGTTTTCTAAGATGATGATTCCATGCCTCAGTGTGTATAAATCCTTTGTAGCAAAGATCACATTTGTACGCTGAATTCAAATAATTGCTTGATGTCTTCCGTTTCTTGACTTCTTCTATTTGCTCTTCCAACTGTAACAATGAGTTTACACTGCccgaaacattcacataacaacatgttgaaaaataaattttataaatattgtaaagtcAAAGCATCAGAGATGAAGTTAAGGCCCATTTACACGATACAAGTTTCTTGTATCttgcataaaattaatatcttgtaatttgagtaataaatatcttttatagtcTAAAAACAATtgcttacaatttttaaaaataaattacggaCAGAATTCAATTGTTGCtctgttacataaaaaaaaaagtgttataGTCTAAACGGGCTTTTAGTTGTGAAATTTAAGGCAATTGATTTATACCTAAATACCGGGAATAAAGACTACTGtagtgtaattattaaaaaaaaaaaaattcaccgATAGTGTTATAACTGTAACATATTCCTCAACGTCCAATTCTTCTTCATGTTCCGTGTATTTCCTGAGTTTTTCTACTGGTTTTGCAtttttctttggtcttcctctctTCTTACGTTTCGTGTCTAAAAGACTTTGTACAATATCTGACTCCTTTTCTTCAGTCTAgagaaatatttcttaattacatgtttgaaaatattataatgtgaataaaaattcatgttatattgaaatttcatttcggaaacacttatattaataactagcttttacccgcgactccgtccgcggggaataaaaaatgcaaacaagataaaaaagttcctatgtccgtctcctagttctaagttacctccccatcaatttattaattcaatgatatgtgtgaagaaAACCCGCACTGGCCGGTctagttgactatggcctagtcacccccaACTAACCCAACCCCAACGGtttaggctccgagccctttagtggggacgtatagtgatctgatgatgattaatgtaatgaaaataaaaacaatgttattacctcaattaaaaattcagcAAGACTGTTCTCCGACATTTCAGTACATTCtccattatttcttttttttcttgctttctttttaactaatttaacttTCTTTCCTTTACCACTTTTATGTAAAGACAAAGGTTCATTATCATCACTGGACATAGACAAAGAAGCGTAATCATCAAAATTACTTTCCTGCTTTATACTATTTACGTCTAATTCTATATTATATTCTAGATTATCCGTTTGCTCAAAcggttcatttttaatatttttctttgagtCTTCATAATTCATACAAAAGTCTTcacatgtttttatgtttgagaataaaaaattagatgtCAGATGGAAATAATTTCtatcaatttgttttacatcTTCAGTAGATATCTGAAATTTGAAATCATTTTGATAGTTAACAGtacataaataagttaaaacagAGGGATGGGATTTTTTAGACAATGTTAGGCAAATGCTATAATATTTactgatgtttttttattatttagatctTCTCCAGTCAAGTCTAAGCTTTCAAGAAGTTACATTTTCTTAGATAAGTAAAGAGACATGGCTTAATTAGGTTAATTTACCTTCCCAGATGTTTGTAGTATCCCATAGAGAGCAGTCTGTCCTCTCAAACACCTTTCTcggaaattattaaacttcttGATCAGTGTTGTACACTCATAACATGCAAATGGAGGCAGATCTGTCATCTTAATGAGCTGAAAGATATTACAATTACGTTTTGGAAGAAATTTTTTAGTTGACAACCACACctacatattttaacttatattttgtatttaataaatttgtgttCAGCCAGTTtaggtatattttattcaaatatctgAACAATAATCTGAACTTACATTTACTCCTGTAACATTTTCGAAATAAGTTCCTAGAGGATAAGCTTGTAGATTGTGCATTCTTACATCCATTACGAGGCATATTCTACACACTTTTATGTGTTCCATCCTAAtctacttattaaatattttttaaactaaattatattcatatattcGCGGCACACCAACACGATAGAGTTAGAAAATTATAGAATTTCTACTCGACTTTTAAAATCATCATGCATAGTTTTTAAGgctttaaataactagcttttttgtcacatttttaattaaaaaaaattaaagaagagTTTTACTTTGCAAATGTCATAAAATGCaagaataatagaaaaaaacacgATTAAATGCAGGAAGAATGTCTATTCATACAAAGACGCCAAGTGTCTTCCatatttgttgttgttgacaTGACATTGACAGTGAGTTGACAGTTGGTTGAACAGCTTTTAGAGCCACAACAAAActgttttagaaaatatttaatttaattaatatacttttattttaagattttaatttaatgtttgttttaatttcatttttgtttattaataattaaacaagctattgaatttctttttttatttgcaatagAGAACAGGAAACACATTTAGGATGATACAACTGCAGTGCCCCCCCATGTCATGCGTCTAGCCCAAATTCTAACCCCGGATTTAAACGCGCGGCGCAATTTCATTAGTCAATAACTCGACAGTCCGGTAGTTTAATAGTGGTACACTtcagcaacaacatctattGCACGAATGGACCGGCTGGACCGGTGGAATACCACGATCATACTGATGGCCAAcgtgtaattaaaacattagaTGAGAATGCATACCAGAagcttaattttaatcctctttacttaccttctcacccttttcttataaaaaaaaagatagcaAAGCGAAGTGGATTTAACttaagaggggacgcataggaaggggaaatatcctctttctgggcgtatcctccgtcgattaaaggtaggcaacgcatctgcaattgtggatgtgtatgggcagtggtcgccTCGctgtttcggcgaattcaggtggcaatttgctcgtttgcccccttttcatataaaaaaacgataaaaCCAATAAACGATTTTCGATAAAGAATCACAGATCTTGTGTATCTAATCgtaaattatcaataatattagggcttttaaattattgcgtaataatcatttaaaagtaaattcttCAGCAGAGCTTGCTATTTCAATGAATGTTGTCCCTGACCCATAGCACTTTGAATTTAAGGTCGCACAACTATTTATAGAATATGAAAGTAATATGTCTAATGTTTATTACAGAAATAGATACATGATCTAGTACATGGATATGGATATCTATATGCTGTATTCTTCTTTTTCTAGTTTTGTTAGTTACTGTAGGTGGTCACCAACATGGTAATTTAATCATAAAccttatagataaaatatcgGATACTGCCAGCTTTAAAGATAGAGAAGCGGCTTTATGTGCAGCCAGGTGCAAAATGCAAGTGTAGAGGTGGCAAGGAAAGGTCATgagctaaatattttttttgctgcttttggtatttttaatgtagatAAGAGATGCGATATTatcgtataaataaattatcttatttttaaaagactcctcttaaaatttaattggttTTGGTAACTACCGGGTCTTCCATAGATCCGGGGGTACAACATCAGGAATCACTGCCTTGTTGTAAAATCTTTCGAACTTAGCATTTATTTCGCCTTTTGGCTTAGAGCTGGTTAACTAAAATTTTGTGCCATAAACTCAAAGAACttagcattttaatttattacagtaaatcctatttatgtttttttgttatttataacttgatTCGATAACGATGACTTTATTATTGTGCAATCGATTCtcgtaaagtttatttttatatgattctAAAAGCGTCCGTAACCTTAATCAGTCTTAGTCCTGTCTTAACTTCTGacaaaaaacaagtttttagttttctatatacaatagaattttttgtgatgtttgtttagataataaaaaaagtaaacaaccTTCAAGGTTTAGACGTTTGATATCCGGAAGGATGTTAATCCCTTTTTTGTGAGCTTACCATTTCAAATCTCACCGAGTACGAGACCAGGTCTTATAGTATATACTTGTACGAGTACATGGTCATACAGGCGCGCTACGCAAATGTGACGGGAATTCTACGACTCGACATCGTTTTGTCAATTTACTTTCGGCTCTATGGTAGGAAGCGACAAACTTCAATTTAGTGGAAGAGTTAAAGGTTTTGCTTTCTTGTGCTTCAAATTCggacttttaaaatacatttgtagcctttttgtaataaaaatatttgtgatttcATTCCATTTTGGCAGGAAAACTCATTCAATTGCTTAATTTGATGTGAAGTCATAAATATGAAGAGTATGTTCACTAACTGCAGTTAATCTttgttataatgttaaaagctctataaatgtcattaattattttgtaaacccacaaaatatatattaagaagaaaaatcaatttgtttttctggCGGCCATTTTGATTATTTGAAGTTATAAGTTGTTCTTGATAAATGTAGGCCACCGACCACGACGGCACAGTTAGATGTTAAGATAAGAAAAGCTGTAACTTGCAGATACTTTGGAAAACCGTTAGATTTTATTCTTTGTACAGTTGCTTGTAATGACAAAAAAGCGccgtaaaatttcattacttaaATTACGCAGATGAATTTAAGTAAGGCGGATgttcattgaaatttaaaagtagcAAAAGAATTATTGACCTTCGGCTTATGATAATGACACAATTCTTAAAGACTTACACGACCACAATCACGATTTGTTAATAtaacttgtttaaattacgattatttaatatttttcttggtATTTGTAGCTGGTACGTTACATAAGAGGATTAGGTTGATGAAGTGCCAAGATGAGTTCTGTCGACATGAGAATTTCTACAACTCGAAGAACACTCAGTAGTACGCAGTGCTATCAAGTTTTTTCTGTACTCTGCGTTTGTCTGATAAATGATTTAGTGCAACCTCTTTTCTCCTTATCAGATTTGCTAGCAAACAATTGCTTACAAATCTGTTATTATTTAGATTAAGTTTACAGTTATGGACACCACAGGTTACGTGAGTTTCAATGGCGCAGTGACTTATAATCTAGGAACCGGGTTCAATTCCTGGCGACGTGTATGAGCCGACGATTAACCCTGCAGATAAGATTGAACGGGAAGCAATTGCGAAGTCAATCACAACGAAGTTGGTACAACCGAAGGAGTACCACGATATGATGGGAAACAGCATGAAGTAGCACAGCTGCGTAGGAATACTATACTTGGTATTCCTGCTTTACGCTACGTTAAGGTTGATTCCGAAAGCTTTGAATGATCCTTGCTTCTTGCTTCCTGTTGTCTACATAAAAGGAGACTATGTATTTGGTTTCTCTACTTGTCAGTTATGTAGCAAATTTTTGGCTTGCTTGTTTATCAACATCAACCATAAAGAAAATCTTTAAGATATTGTAAAGTATTAAAAGcgtaatgaatttaaatatacgtattatttatgtactatTAATATTTCGTACGCTTTTTTCTTTGATATAATTGAAACATGTAGACTATCTTCTTCAAATAAAGCGTTTTcatctaatctatatatataaaagaaagtcgtgttagttacactatttataactcaagaacggctgaatcgatttgactgaaaattggtgggcaggtagtttagaaccaggaaacggacataggataatttttaccccgttttctattccttattccgcgcggacggagtcgcgggtaaaaacttgTATAATATAGATCGCACTTCACTTGGTATTTAGATAAGTTTTTTGATTTACTATTATGCTTAAACCCAAATTACTTTTCCTGGATGAGCGTCTTGTGTATTCATAAGAATCTCCTTTGACTGAGCATccaagttttttgtttttaatggtAAAAATCGTACTGGCTAGAATGTATCATAATCGTAGGTAAAGGAATATAGCGCGTTGTAATTacgtaatgttttatttcacgaGGCACAAATGGATTTCCCGGCATATCTAATGACTTCCGGCAACTTGTTTTCAGATCAAAGCGGTCTACTTAAATGACATCcggtattgttttaataaataaatacttaggAATCAcgttaatttgtttacattaagcACTTGAACCTCTTAAAACCTGTGTTTTGTTATCGATTGCCTACGACAccgtttatatttaatttgacccCAAACTACGATGAAGTT
Above is a window of Papilio machaon chromosome 20, ilPapMach1.1, whole genome shotgun sequence DNA encoding:
- the LOC106714656 gene encoding zinc finger protein 470, translated to MEHIKVCRICLVMDVRMHNLQAYPLGTYFENVTGVNLIKMTDLPPFACYECTTLIKKFNNFRERCLRGQTALYGILQTSGKISTEDVKQIDRNYFHLTSNFLFSNIKTCEDFCMNYEDSKKNIKNEPFEQTDNLEYNIELDVNSIKQESNFDDYASLSMSSDDNEPLSLHKSGKGKKVKLVKKKARKKRNNGECTEMSENSLAEFLIETEEKESDIVQSLLDTKRKKRGRPKKNAKPVEKLRKYTEHEEELDVEEYVTVITLSLEEQIEEVKKRKTSSNYLNSAYKCDLCYKGFIHTEAWNHHLRKHDPSAGEMECCVCKFRFKTKRILLKHTANHEKKYACKACSYVSRTPTQARQHQRWHKGVTYKCQYCDEISTKWTSYLSHVRIKHPSQHICGACGYSFVSSLGLAMHRTMMHKDLDLSKEKSEKVSDGDEVDDKGRYCADCEVHFMSEEAWKRHLVTSVKHVPSYIFNNGCRVCGEIFNNPEELRIHHRQKHARKRPTNYGKKPSNHDNKWPTNCEHCSEEIPNAREYWVHFRRVHPDKTYPIPKNHICDVCGKGFRGNAFLAYHKRTHSEERAFKCPQCPKAFHNRINLQMHARTHSDARPHPCTLCCKAFKCKAALDRHTRCHTGVKPYECGICGKAFAQSNSCKLHVRTVHLKQPSPYLSRARLERRARLAPHQAANQTPNQPHQTTLY